A genomic window from Parasteatoda tepidariorum isolate YZ-2023 chromosome 10, CAS_Ptep_4.0, whole genome shotgun sequence includes:
- the LOC107448032 gene encoding uncharacterized protein isoform X3, with translation MTSKNFDYYFVRLNICVIVLFVCIHFTWAIQSEETDYDFTKVEHVVKPRQIRIYSKPPGDDYGKQTGRSLHQHLDNALQGGSVGIEFNLKPLRDRWSVFMDKARQYLPLFKRFRKKPIDDSKDLPKIPPKDTDDEKEERGEDSDADLKPRLDTSVEDEYGDEVSMEFEMDPRRKILNPEDIVLLEREKLVE, from the coding sequence aTTGAACATTTGTGTTATAGTTCTTTTCGTATGCATCCACTTCACTTGGGCTATTCAATCTGAAGAAACTGATTACGATTTTACTAAAGTCGAGCATGTCGTAAAACCCAGGCAGATTCGAATTTATTCTAAACCACCAGGAGATGATTATGGAAAACAGACAGGGCGAAGTCTTCACCAACATCTGGACAACGCCCTCCAAGGGGGGTCTGTTGGTATCGAATTCAACCTCAAGCCATTAAGGGATAGATGGTCTGTTTTTATGGACAAAGCCAGGCAGTACCtcccactttttaaaagatttagaaaGAAACCGATCGACGATTCCAAGGACTTGCCAAAGATACCTCCAAAGGATACAGACGATGAAAAAGAAGAGAGGGGTGAAGATTCTGATGCAGATTTGAAACCTCGACTCGACACGAGCGTTGAAGACGAATACGGGGATGAAGTTTCCATGGAATTTGAGATGGATCCCAGACGGAAAATTCTGAACCCTGAGGATATTGTTCTTTTAGAGAGAGAGAAGTTAGTTGAATAA
- the LOC107448032 gene encoding uncharacterized protein isoform X1, whose amino-acid sequence MTSKNFDYYFVRCVFILANIVFFANIAAAFKIASDSDEEEPQKTLPLFLSNRPRIISIFSKPAKEDAPKQTGPGILGHVGNVIHGGSIGIEFRPLAPVHGIIEHAKKIIPGGKPEVGQPEHQTPPPEPYDPPKGGNWDNDEHEKDWMPENPEKPVPEGPSWEDIGEDPEDDPDIPYEEIINPRVKPRPKRHFLNSKIYHVPVKFMSNAKPFQIRFGNTKKSASFDKSVNNVLRK is encoded by the coding sequence GTGTGTATTCATACTTGCTAACATCGTATTCTTCGCCAACATCGCCGCAGCCTTCAAAATCGCTTCAGACAGCGACGAAGAAGAACCCCAAAAAACCTTACCTCTTTTTCTGAGCAACAGACCACGGATCATTagcattttttcaaaaccaGCTAAGGAGGACGCCCCCAAACAGACAGGTCCTGGCATTTTAGGTCACGTTGGCAACGTAATCCATGGGGGTTCCATCGGAATCGAATTTAGACCTTTAGCACCTGTCCATGGAATAATAGAACACGCCAAAAAGATTATTCCAGGTGGAAAACCAGAGGTAGGTCAACCAGAACATCAGACACCTCCTCCAGAACCCTACGATCCCCCCAAAGGAGGAAACTGGGATAATGATGAACATGAGAAGGACTGGATGCCAGAAAATCCTGAAAAACCCGTACCAGAAGGACCTTCTTGGGAAGATATTGGAGAAGATCCTGAAGATGATCCAGACATTCCTTATGAAGAAATCATCAATCCTAGAGTGAAGCCAAGACCAAAGAGACACTTCCTCAATTCCAAAATTTACCACGTTCCGGTGAAATTTATGTCCAATGCGAAACCTTTCCAAATTAGGTTCGGCAACACTAAAAAATCCGCGAGTTTTGATAAATCTGTGAACAATGTGcttagaaaataa
- the LOC107448032 gene encoding uncharacterized protein isoform X2 translates to MFLRRCVFILANIVFFANIAAAFKIASDSDEEEPQKTLPLFLSNRPRIISIFSKPAKEDAPKQTGPGILGHVGNVIHGGSIGIEFRPLAPVHGIIEHAKKIIPGGKPEVGQPEHQTPPPEPYDPPKGGNWDNDEHEKDWMPENPEKPVPEGPSWEDIGEDPEDDPDIPYEEIINPRVKPRPKRHFLNSKIYHVPVKFMSNAKPFQIRFGNTKKSASFDKSVNNVLRK, encoded by the coding sequence GTGTGTATTCATACTTGCTAACATCGTATTCTTCGCCAACATCGCCGCAGCCTTCAAAATCGCTTCAGACAGCGACGAAGAAGAACCCCAAAAAACCTTACCTCTTTTTCTGAGCAACAGACCACGGATCATTagcattttttcaaaaccaGCTAAGGAGGACGCCCCCAAACAGACAGGTCCTGGCATTTTAGGTCACGTTGGCAACGTAATCCATGGGGGTTCCATCGGAATCGAATTTAGACCTTTAGCACCTGTCCATGGAATAATAGAACACGCCAAAAAGATTATTCCAGGTGGAAAACCAGAGGTAGGTCAACCAGAACATCAGACACCTCCTCCAGAACCCTACGATCCCCCCAAAGGAGGAAACTGGGATAATGATGAACATGAGAAGGACTGGATGCCAGAAAATCCTGAAAAACCCGTACCAGAAGGACCTTCTTGGGAAGATATTGGAGAAGATCCTGAAGATGATCCAGACATTCCTTATGAAGAAATCATCAATCCTAGAGTGAAGCCAAGACCAAAGAGACACTTCCTCAATTCCAAAATTTACCACGTTCCGGTGAAATTTATGTCCAATGCGAAACCTTTCCAAATTAGGTTCGGCAACACTAAAAAATCCGCGAGTTTTGATAAATCTGTGAACAATGTGcttagaaaataa